From the genome of Borreliella mayonii:
AAAAATCAAAAAATAAAAAGCATATGCAAAACAACTTGCTCTATTCTACTACAGACATTTGGCTGTTAACGGTACTGAAAGGCTGCTATAAGCTTAAATGCTCTAAAAAGAGTGTTGCCGTATAGTTAATAAACATTTTAAAGATAAAAAATCAATATGAAATCCTCGCTAATTTATATTTTAAAAAGAATTGCATTAAAAACAGCAGTGTAGCAAAAAAGGAGTGTTATTGTAATATATATAACAATAAGTAAACTCAAAAACAAGCAAAAAGAATTGAATAGAATACTAGGCAAAATAAAGAATTTCTTGGAAAATGAAAATTATGACAATAAACAATTAGAAACGCAAATCAAAGATGTATATAAACAATATAAAAACAAACCACGTCTCATTATAGAAAAAAAATAAATACGATGAGCTAGAGAAGATAGTAGGAAAACTAATAAAGTAATCTTAAACAAGTTAAAACAACTACTAAAGAAACCACAACAAATGTTAGAGACAATATCTTCAGCATACTTATCGAACAATTAAAAAAATAAAGTAGAAATTGAAATTTTAATACCGATATTAAAAAATTATTTAGATAAGCAAAACAAATTAGAATATAGCAAGGCATTTAGTAATACTATTACGAGATACTAAAGACAATAGAGCTTAATAAATTTTATTTGCAATCAAAAGAATTTAAAAAAAATACTAATTAAGGATTAGTTATGAAAAGTATATTAGAAACATCTCAAAACCAAAAAATCAGAGATTTAAAAAATAAAAAACCTCGCATCTTTATTAAAGTAGAAGAGAACAATGATAGAAAAATATATCACACAAGTATAATGAATGATTTATATGTATTTGGTGTTAATAAAAATTAGAAAAATAAATTCTTCATTTCATTTAGAGGATTGCTTAATAGAGAAAAAATCAGTGAATTTAATTTATTTTCCTTAAAATGAGAGGATAAATTCTTAGGTATTTATTATGGTACAGAAGGCCAATGTAAAACATCATAATAAAATATCAAGAAAATGGAATTAATCATATACATTTTTAAGAACTTATTATATAGAATTTAGATTTAGAAAGGGAAGTTTTTTCTGCTATATTGAAGGGATGTCTCGCTTAATTAAAAAAGAAAAATTAGGAACACAGTATAATCAATCTTTACTTGAATTAATAATTAAGTTAGAAAAAGAAGCATACAAGTTTTACAATAAAAAATTGCCAAATGGAGGGATTATAAAAAAATGGATAGAAAAACCAGAAATAATAACAACTGTATCAATTAAGGGTGGTGTTGGTAGAAGAGTGATAGTAATTATTTTTGGGCATATTCTAAAAAACCTTGGTAAAAAAATTTTACTGATTGATTTAGATCCTCAAAATAGTTTGACTGGTTATTTTCTTGTCTTGAGGATATCAAGGGTGTTAAAGGGTCAATGTATATTGTTTTAAAATTTAAAAACTTTAAGGCATAAATAATTTGTAAAGCATTTAAAGTCTTTATAGGATGTTTTTATAAAGTAAATAATGATGCTCATTTGAATACTTTATCATTTGTACTTTTTTATTATTTTTTATTTGATTGTAATTTTACAAAAATTAGGAGTAGTAAATATACTTATTTATAAGTTAGGTTTATAACATCTTTGTTAAAAGTTTAATTTTTATAAATTAATATACTAATTTAGTATACCGGTTTAAAAGTTTAGATATACGTGTTTTTTAATAAAACAAGTTTGCTATTCTTTTAAGACCTTTGTAGATTCTTTAATTATTTTTAAATTCTTTAGATTTTTAAGATATTTTTTCAGTTTTTCTAAAAACTCCTCAGTTTATTTAAATCTTAGATTTTAATTTTGACAGCTTTTAGAACGCTTTCAGTCTGATCGCATCATTTATTTAAATTTTATCTCTTAATGTAGATTTAGCCTTTTCGAAATTAATAGCAAGGGTTTCTATTATAAGTAAATCTATTATTGGGTTTGTTTTATTATAAAAATAATTGTTTTTGTAATTTTTACTTTTTTAAAGGTTTAATTGTTTGCCATTTCTTAATTAATTTAAAGTAGAATTTGTTTTTCTGTTTGTTTAATTAAATTTCAATGTGTTTGATTAAAGCAATATTAATGTGAAATAATAAACTTTTTTATTAGACCTTTAAATATAGTGTCTAAATAGGTTTCTGATTTAGGATCATCTGTTTTTATAGAACTTTTATTGTTTTAATGATCTAATAAGTTCTTTTTTATGATTGTTGAAAAAAATTCCTTATAGAGAACAATTGTTCAAGAAAATTTTTGATCTTTCCTCAAATCCGAGGTGTTTGCCTTATCTAGGGTATCTTTTTTGAATCTAAGTGATTAATTGTCTGTTCTAGATTAAACTCTAAAATTGCTATACTATTTAATGCTTTACCTGGTGATTATAATGTTGGTTTATTAAATATTGTTGCAAATTTATTGAATTCA
Proteins encoded in this window:
- a CDS encoding plasmid maintenance protein encodes the protein MNRILGKIKNFLENENYDNKQLETQIKDVYKQYKNKPRLIIEKK